The nucleotide sequence GCATCAAGGCCATCTGTTCGGGGCAGACTAGCAGCAGATGGTAGCTGCAAAGGAGAGGATGGCCTGCTGTGCGTTCCTATACTTCTTTAGTCCGACATGAGGGAAATCGTGAGTTGTTCTTTTTTGCTGAACTCGCCGTTATCGGCCTTTCCGCTGGCATACCGATACATCTGCATGTGGAAGGGCTTAGGGGGACGGGAAAGACCACTATTTTGCGAGCTGTCCGCTTCATATTACCCCAATTGGTTCGAATAAAGGGCTGCCAGTTCAATTGCCACCCGGACACTCCTTATTGTCCCACGCATAGTCTGTTAACTAAGGAACAAGTGAATGCTCTGGAGTCTGAACAGATCCCTGTTCCATATCTTGAGATATCACATTCGGCGAAGATAGGAACAGTGGTGGGAACTTTGGATCTAACCCGGTTAACAAATACGGATCGACCTGAGGCTACCATGCTTCCGGGAACACTACCCCAGGCTCATAGGGGTATAGTACTGGTGGATGAAGTAAACCGCCTGGCCGATACCGCTCCGGAGCTTACGGACATACTCCTCGATGCCATGGGGACCAAGCCCGGGCGGGTACAGATCGAAGAAAACGGTTTACCCACGCTGGCACTTCCTTTGCAGTTGAGTGTGTGGGCCAGTTCTAACCCGGATGAAGATCCCGGTTCATTAGCCGATATTAGGCGGCAACTTTGCGACCGCTTCGATTTCATGATTCAAATGGGTCGTCCCAGGGAGGTCGAGTCCTTATTGGCTATTTTAAGTCTTAACCCAGAGTTTGGTCCAGTAGCGGAACAGAGAACAGAAGCT is from Bacillota bacterium and encodes:
- a CDS encoding magnesium chelatase — translated: MRSYTSLVRHEGNRELFFFAELAVIGLSAGIPIHLHVEGLRGTGKTTILRAVRFILPQLVRIKGCQFNCHPDTPYCPTHSLLTKEQVNALESEQIPVPYLEISHSAKIGTVVGTLDLTRLTNTDRPEATMLPGTLPQAHRGIVLVDEVNRLADTAPELTDILLDAMGTKPGRVQIEENGLPTLALPLQLSVWASSNPDEDPGSLADIRRQLCDRFDFMIQMGRPREVESLLAILSLNPEFGPVAEQRTEADVQLGQILVEKARRVEDIEIPAAILESLAEIYLKHHLESLRSLEAIKTGSVLARAWRGGYEVTWDDVLTVTPAALRHRLNPEQLAAVLQELQRARGIIASPAVAAGSGLTSVSTETQKVAQANGRREQSKQPLRWWSRVVAWCRRLLRRRDRYQGSERGAATKANNNPAAAGRGSPSAQSNPLDMPLVAPPLTARPLWELDMDDAIARGEMTNDPTE